From Methanococcus maripaludis, the proteins below share one genomic window:
- the pfkC gene encoding ADP-specific phosphofructokinase: MELINHFKDFSNVSIFLAYNVNVDALKYLADLSDIEELKENFSDSEIKMKIEEYPRTIEKPIDFVARLIHAMKSGKPAEVPLKNNLEIDTFLNSLNYNEERIGGQVGIISNLLSILNLKKIIFYSPILAKKQAEMFENNENLVFPNITNGKLVLKKPIESFKNDELKINRIFEYKEDIEFYLQDKKIITPQSNRFIVASRPENLRIEIKDELKNHVPEIGKLVDCAIISGVQAIKEEYSDGKTSEYYLNKVKEDIKSLKKENKDLKVHFEFASIQNTEMRKKIAESILPEVDCVGMDETEIANIIHVLGYEELSEGILKYSKIEDVLKASKILLEKYNLEGMQVHTMYYIMYLCKKGGILSDESLEKTLEFATVLASTKAALGQISCIDDLKTGLKIPHNKHGELLKEIVENISKEKELEGYKIILVPSRIVENPKSTVGLGDTISAGAFVGYVSELKKLKNK; this comes from the coding sequence GATATTGAAGAATTAAAAGAAAATTTTAGCGATTCAGAAATTAAAATGAAAATTGAAGAGTACCCTCGAACAATTGAAAAACCGATAGATTTTGTTGCAAGGTTAATTCATGCGATGAAATCTGGAAAACCTGCAGAAGTTCCCTTGAAAAATAATTTAGAAATTGATACTTTTTTAAACAGCCTAAACTACAATGAAGAAAGAATAGGGGGGCAGGTAGGAATAATCTCAAATTTACTCTCAATTTTAAATTTAAAAAAAATAATTTTTTATTCTCCAATTTTGGCAAAAAAACAGGCTGAAATGTTTGAAAATAATGAAAATTTAGTATTTCCAAATATTACGAATGGAAAACTGGTTTTAAAAAAACCAATTGAATCTTTTAAAAACGATGAACTTAAAATAAATCGGATTTTTGAGTACAAAGAAGATATTGAATTTTATTTACAGGACAAAAAAATTATAACTCCTCAAAGTAACCGATTTATCGTTGCATCTCGCCCGGAAAATTTACGAATTGAAATAAAGGATGAATTAAAAAACCATGTGCCAGAAATTGGAAAATTAGTCGATTGTGCAATAATTTCAGGGGTTCAAGCGATTAAAGAAGAGTATTCTGATGGAAAAACTTCAGAATACTACTTAAATAAAGTTAAAGAAGATATAAAATCGTTAAAAAAAGAAAATAAAGACTTAAAAGTACATTTTGAATTTGCATCGATTCAAAACACCGAAATGAGAAAAAAAATTGCAGAATCAATTTTACCCGAAGTCGACTGTGTTGGGATGGATGAAACTGAAATTGCAAACATAATTCATGTTTTAGGATATGAAGAATTAAGTGAAGGAATTTTAAAATACAGTAAAATCGAAGATGTGCTAAAAGCTTCAAAAATACTTCTTGAAAAGTACAATTTAGAAGGAATGCAGGTACATACAATGTACTACATAATGTATCTCTGTAAAAAGGGAGGCATTTTAAGTGACGAATCTTTGGAAAAAACCCTCGAATTTGCAACAGTTTTAGCATCAACAAAAGCCGCTCTCGGACAGATTTCATGTATCGATGATTTAAAAACCGGTCTTAAAATACCCCATAATAAACACGGCGAGTTACTAAAAGAGATAGTTGAAAACATTTCAAAAGAAAAAGAATTAGAGGGTTACAAAATTATTTTAGTTCCTTCAAGAATCGTTGAGAACCCAAAAAGTACCGTTGGACTTGGGGATACAATTTCAGCAGGTGCTTTTGTAGGTTATGTTTCAGAACTAAAAAAATTAAAAAATAAATAA